The Deinococcus carri sequence ACTCCCCCTCCAGCGTGGACGCCCGCAGCGGGGAGCCGATCAGCTCGGACGCGCGGGCGAAGGCCGCGCGGCGGGCCTGCAACCAGGCGTCACGGGTTTCCTCGAGCGTCTCGTCCCCGGCGGGCACACGCGCGTCGGCCTTCTGGGTTTCGCGGGCCACGACGCTGAGCAAAAAGGACAGGTCGTCCGCCGCCGGGTGAGGCCGGGTGAGGAAGTACAGGCAGCCCATCGCGGCCTTGCGGCGGTGCTCGCCCTCGCTGAAGACGATGTTCACGCCGCGCCCGATCGCCATCATCGGGAAGACCAGCAGCTCCACGTCCTCGTCGTCCCTCAGGGCCTCGACCTGCGCGGAGGTGACGTAGGGCCCGGGGCGCGGCGCGCGGACGACCCCGCGCACCCGCCGGTAGGCGTCGGGGTGACGGACGCGCAGGTGCTCGACGATGGTCTCCACCTGCTCATAGCTGTTCACCACGAACGCCGCCTTGCGCCGGGCCCCGTAACTGGCCTGCAGGGTGGTGAGGGCCTTGCCCACCTCGCTTTCCTGCCAGTCGCCGCCCACGAGGGCGTCCACCATGCGGCGCAGGTTCTCCCGGGCGGTGTGCGGGTCTCCCGCGCCGCTGAAGGAGAGCGGCGTGCCGCTGCGCTGGTCCGTGACGGGCGTGAAGGCGTAGTGGGTGAGGTCGGCGCGCACGTCGGGCACCGCCGGGGAAAGGACGTAGTCCGGCAGGACCTCCACGTGGTAGGTGGTGCTCTGTTCGAGGTAGGACGTGGCGCTGGTGAGCAGCACGGCCGGTCCGCCTTCACCGTCCAGCTCGTGCAGGTGGTACAGCAGCAGGCGCGGCGCGCTGTTCATCATCAGGTAGTCGATGGCCGTCGAGCCGTTGGGCTGCATGTGGAAGCGCACGCCGGAGAGCAGGCCCATCACGTTCACCGGCACGTGCTTTTGCAGTTCGGCGCTGTCACTGTTGGACAGGACGCTGCCATCGACGATCCCGTGGGTGACGAGCCGCTGCGCGTGACCGGCGACGCGGCGGAACGCGACCACCAGGCAGGACACCGCGACGAGCAGACGCACGTCCTCGTGGACGGGCCGTCCCTCCAGGCCCACCACCCGCACCAGGATCCTGTGGATGGCGGCCTGGGCGGCCTCACGCCTCCCCGAAGTGTTCGCCCGCAGGTACATCCGCAGCGCCTCATTCAGGGCGAGCCATTCTTTCCTCGCGGCGGTGACCTTGAGGCCCAGGTCGCGGGCGAAACGTCTGGCGTTCACCCACTCCTGAGGGCGGTTGTCGGTCTCGAAGGCGTCGTAGAGGGCCGACTGGTAGAAGTCCCACACCGCCGCCTTTCGTTCCTGCGCAATGTCGCGCATGATGCGGCTCAGCACCGCATTGGTCGTCAGCAACTGCCCGGCGTACCGCTCGCGGGTTTCCGGGCTGAGCTTCTGCACGGTGGTGACGAGCCGCTTGGTGTGCCAGGAGAAGCGGTCGAAGTACTCGTCGTACACCTCCACCAGTGGGTCCGTCAGCATGAAGTTGTCCTCCCCGGCCAGGCGTACCTGCAGGTCCTGCACGCCGTTGTGATGGAGGCTGTTCTCCCGGCCGGTGATCTTCAGGGTGACGGCCCCGTGCCCGTCGAGGTTCTGCTGGGCGGCGTCGCACTCGTCGACGATGACCACGTCGAAGGTGCGTGCCACCAGCTCGAAGTACCGCAGGCGCTCCTCGCTGGTATGCCCCGGCACCAGGGTGTCCAGGCTGGCGATGTGGCCCAGCCACACCGTCTGGCTGGGCAGGTCCCGCGCGGCCTTGTTGCGCCCGCAGGCCGCCCAGGCCGGGCAGAGTCTCCGCACCGCGCGGCGGTCGCCGGGTTCACGCCGCTGCTGGACGCGGTCGCACGGCGCTTCCCCCAGTGGCCAGTGCTCGCTGCCCGAGGGGGCGAAGGCGGGAAGCAGGCAGTTGGCGCCGAAGAGATGCGCGCCGAACACCGCGTGGCCGAAGCCCCCCTGCGGGTCGCCGCTGGCAGCGAGTTCGCTCAGCCGGGTGGCGTGCCGGGCGCGGGTCGTGCCCCCCTGTCCGACGAGCATGCCGACGCTCGCCCCGTAACGGTGCAGCTTCTCGAGGTACCCGCGGGCGACCTGCACGCTGGTGAAGAACACCGCCGTCTTCACGCCCTGGCGGGAGAGCCAGACGCACAGCAGGGTGATCAGGGTGGTCTTCCCCGCCCCGGGCAGGCCGACCAGGTGCTTGAGGCCCTCGAGGACCAGTTCCGTGCCCGGTTCGAGTTTGCCTCCGGCCGTGACCATCAGCTTCGCGTTCGCGAGGCGGGCCGCCCAGTTCTCCGGCCGGTGGCCCTGCTCTCCGTCGAGCCGGTCGAGTTCCGCCGCGATGGCTTCCAGGTCCGACCAGGGCACGCGCAGCGCCCCGCGGGGCGTGCGGTCGAGGCTGTGTTGCGGGATGGCGGGGAGCGGCACGCCCCCGAGGTTTACGGGGACGTGCACGGTGCCGGTGGCGGCGTAGCCGTCGGTGCGGCGGGCAGACACCTCCGCGGTGAATTCCCGCGCCGGGTCCGCGAGGGACAGGGTATTGAACTGCCGGTCGAAGCCGTCGCGTAGGGCCTGCCTGGCCTGTTCGGCAGTCGTGTTGGCGGTGACGTCGCGGTCCTTGATGCGGTGGGTGACTCGCTTGAAGTGGATGCCGTCGTCCCGCTCCTGAATCTCGTACGCGGGGGCCTGCTGCCGTCCCTGCTCGCGGACGAAGGCGTTGAAGTCGCGCACCTCGTACACCAGCGCGCCGTGCGACCGCACCCCCTGAAGGACGTGACGGGCTTCCCGGACCAGCGCGGCGTGCGGCGCGACGGCGGGGGCCTTCAGGACGCTGGCCAGGCCCTGCATCAGCAGGGGAACGTCGTCGAGTTTCTCCAGGCCGAGTTCCTCGGCGAGCACGCAGGCCCACTGGATGCGCCGGGGGCCGGGCCACAGGCTGGGGACTTCACGCATGGGCCAGGACCTCCAGTTCCCCGCGGACTTCACCCACGGTCATGACGCGGACCGCCGCGGCGGGGCCGCGCTTCAGGCCGCGCCGCAGCGCCTGCAGGTACCCCGCCTGGTCCCGCCTCGCGTCGGGCACGGCGAGGATCTTCACGTCGTAGTGCTTCAGGCCGCCGATGCCCGCGTTCAGCTTGCACACGAGGGCGTGCGCGTCACGGTAGTTCTTCACGTCGACTCCCGTGCGGCGGCCCAGGCTCACGTCGCACTGGTCGGACTGGGGATACAGGGCGGCTGGGAGGCCCTTTTCCACGGCCGCGTCATAGATGCGCAACTCGTCCACCGCCGGGTTCACCCAGTAGCGCAGCACCTGGTTGCTCGCCACGAGCGGCGCGTTCGCCTCGAAGGGCCGGGCGAGGGCTCGGTACTCCTGCCCCTCCCGGCAGGCCTGCAGGGGACAACGTCCCGCAGGGTAGCGCCCCTGGTCGGCATGAGGGCGGGTCAGGGTGCCGCAGTGCGCGCAGCGCTGCGGCACCCCGCGCTGCATCCAGGTTTCCGGCACGGGGATGAAGAAGTGCCCGAGCAGCAGGTCCGTCACCTCATCGGGCACGAGGTGGTCGTCGAAGTACCCGCGCAGGTGCTGGCGGGAGGTCAGGCTCTGACGGGCGATGAACTCCCGGATCAGCGTGTAGGCGCGGTGCTGCTCGGCCTTCGGCAGCGGCCCCAGCACCTCGGTCAGGCGCGCGTGCAGCTGCTTCTCGATCACGTCGTCGTGCGTGCGGCCGCTCTCGGCGGCGATCTCCTCACACTCCTCGGTGGGGACGAGCAGATCCGGATCCACCAGCAGGGTGTTGGCGTAGGGAAAGTCCCCCTGAAAGGCCTCAAGGTTCCATTCGCCGAGCGGCCGGGTGCAGGCGTGCAGCACGTCAAGCACGTTCGCGTAGCGGTCCTCCCGGCCTTCTTCCAGGGCGAGGCGGCCCAGCAGGCTCATCGCATCCTGCATGCTGTTTGGGACGGTGTGGTCCTGCAGGATGACGCGGCGCTCCTGGGCGACGCGGTACTGGGCGAGGACCGCTGCCGCGAGCAGCCGGGCAGTGGTGACGGGGCGCGTGGGGGTCGAATCAGGACTCATCGGGTGGACCTCCTGAAGGCAGCGAGCAACCGGCTCAGCACCGGCTGCTTCCTCACGGGGATTTATGTGCGGGCGCGTGCGTTTGGGTCGGGAGCGTTGACGACCTCGCCCTTGCGGCCTACGGAGTGCGGCCGGACCAGACCGGCGGCGAGGAGCCTGAGGGCCTCCTCGCCGCCGGGAAGGGACGAAGTGTGATGCACGCCGCCATCCTACACTACGTTCTCGACAAATCAAGGTGGGTTCGCTTCGTGATTCGCTGAACTGAATCACCAGGCTGAGAAATCAGCCTGGTCCGCTCTCGACGAACGGCGGGAAGTGCGCTACCCTGGAGAGGAATTTCAGCGTCTGGGGCGGATCCTCACCGGACCGCCCCCGCTTCTCGACGACACCATGACCACGACCGAAGACACCCCCAGGACGCCCACGCCCCGCCCGCGCGCGCCGCGCACCCTGGAACCGCAGGTGCGGATGGGGGATGCCCGCGACGCTGCCCGCTTCCTCCCCAAAAAATCGGTCGACCTGGTGGTCACGTCGCCCCCCTACTGGCGCAAGCGCGACTACGGGCACCCCGATCAGCTCGGCTGGGAGAGGACGCCCGAGGAGTTCGCCAAGCGGCTGGTGGCGGTCATGAACCTCTGGAAGCCAGTGCTCAAGCCGCACGCCTCGGTGTTCGTCAACCTCGGCGACTCCTTTCGGGACGGCCGCATGGCCGGGGTGACCACCCTCTTCGAACTCGCCGCCATCACGGGGGGCTGGAGCCTCGTCTCGCGCATCCTGTGGGTCAAGCGCAGCGGACTCCCCGACCCTCACGGGCGGCTGCCGCAGCGCCACGAGTTCATCTTTCAGTTCGCCCAGAAGGGGGCCTCGCCCTACCTCGATACCTACGCTTACGCGCAGGAGTTCGACCTCTCCGAGGGCAACGTCTGGCACGTCAAGCCGGGGCGGTCGCTGAGCCCCCACCTCGCCCCCTTTCCCGAGGAGCTGCCGCGCCGCGCCATCCTGCTGGCCTGCCCCGAGCAGGTGTGCGTGACCTGCGGCGCGCCCCTGCGGCGGGTGCTGCGGCGCGGCCTCAAGCTCGACCCCAACCGCAAGCAGAGCGCGCGCGCCCTCGAGCGTTGGCACGCCAGCGGCCTCAACGAGCGCCATCAGGAGGCCATCCGCGCGACGGGCATCTCCGACGCGGGCAAGTCCCTGCGCTTTCAGGTGGGTGCCGGCCGCAACAGCGCGGAGGTCGCGGCGCTCGCTTAGGAGGCCAAGGCCGCCCTCGGGGGGTACTTCCGGGAATTCACCTTCGCGCTGCCCGAGCAGCATGGCTGGGACCCCTGCGCCCGCTGCGGCGAGGCGGGCCACCGCCCCGGCCTGGTGTTCGACCCCTTCGTGGGCACCGGCACCACCCTGCGCGCCGCGCAGGCGCTGGGCCGCCGCAGCTTCGGGCTGGACCTCCACCCCATGTGCGAGGCCAGGACATCTTGACCGGCGGGCCGTGAGCCCGTCATCAAGTTCGGCCGGATGCGGGATGGGCGCCTCCTATACTCAAAGGTGCCCATGCCCACCCTCAAAAAGAAGTCGCTCTCGCTGTACTTCAAGAACCGCTGTGACCGGCAGCTGCTGCTCTACCTCCACAGCGACGAGGAGCGGGCGCGGCTGGGCATGCCCGAGCGGCAGAAGGCGCGCCCTGGCCTGGGCAAGGCGGCCAAGGCCGGACACGAGTACCAGTTCAAGCGGGTGAATGAGCTGATCGACGTCCTCGGCGACCGGGTGCTGCATGGTGGCGTCGACCCCGAAGAGGAAAACCAGCACCAGAAGGTCGATCTGCGGGAGAGGCTGGAGAGCGCCGAACCCTACGCCCTGATCGTCGAGGGCGAGTTCGAGGTGCCAGCGAGCTTTCTGCGGTGGGCTGGGGTTCAGGAGCTGCTCGGCGACCCTGGGACCGGCGAGAAGCTGCACAACGACGTGCGACCCGACCTCACCGAAGTTCTGCCTGCCGGTTGGAGTCCTGGGGGCAAGCGGGTGACCCCCCAGGGCCGTGTGGTCTCCATCCCTGCCGATGACCCGCGCCTACAAGTGCGCGTGGTCGACATCAAGCTCGCTTCGGAGCCCGGCGCGAACTACTTCGGGGAGGTCGCCTACTACTCGGTGCTCCTCGCCAGCGCCCTGGAGGCCTGGGGCCTGGACGACCGGTTCGTCGTCCTGCCCCAGGCGGCCATCTGGCCCGGCTCCTACGACGACTCGGCCGTGGTGCGCCTCGCCCGGGAGGGGCAGGCGCTGGGCCTGCCCTGCGCCGCCGACGAGCTCTTCACGGCCCTCCACAAGGACTTCGAGGAGATCGACGTCGAGCTGTTCACCCCGCGGATCATGCGCTTCCTGCGCGAGGACCTCCCCCGCGTGCTGGGGGCCGGGGTTGAAGAGGCCGCCTGGCACCCGAACTACAGCTGCATGGGTTGCGAGTTCTACGGCCACGGCTGGGAGGACGACCAGGGCAACGCGACCTGGCGCCCGGACCACTGCAAGCAGCGCGCCGCCGAGGGGGACGGCCGGCTCAGCCGCGTCTACGGGCTCACCCGCAGTATGGCCCTGGAACTCGAGCACCAGGGCGTGGCCTCGGTCAAGGCGCTCGCGGCGCTCACCCCCCGCGCGCAGCCGCTGCAACGAACCGGCGCGCTGCGCGCCAACGCCGCCAAGCTGGTGGCCCGCGCCCAGGCGCTGTGTCAGGGAGAGGTGGTTCCTGTCCCCGGCGACGGCCTCACGGCCTCGATGCCCGCCTACACGGACCTGAAGGTGTGGATTGACCTGGAGTACGACCCCAGCACGGCGATCACCGGAGTCTTCGGCATTCGTGCGGGCTGGATGGAACCCCGGGAATTCGGGGCGGAGTCGGAGGTCAAGCGGGAGCAGCGCGAGTGGGGACGTTACGGCGACCGGCTGGTCTTTCTGGTGGAGCGCAAGGATCTCGACCTGGAGCGGGACCAGTTCCTGAATTCCTGCGCGCGCTGAAGGACATCCTGGGGTGGGTCCAGGAGCAGGACGACGCCCGCATGAGCGCGCCCCCCACCTGCTGGAAGGTGGATGAGCGCACCGGGGAGACGAAGATGCTCGACCCCAAGCGCAGCCGCTACCAGATCTACCTGTGGGACGAGGCGCAGCAGCGTCACCTCCAGCGCCTCGTGAGCCGGCATCTGGAGGCCCTCCTGCAAGACCCCGAGCTGCAGGACCTCGCCTGGCTGTTTCCCTCGGGCGAGCTGCTGCAGCAGGCCGAGGATGCCACCCGCGCCGCGCCGCTGACGATCGTGCAGCCCATCCTGGAGGCCTTCGTGGCGGTGCCTGTCCCGCACCACTACACGCTGATGAGCGTCGTCCCGGCCTACAACGACGGTTTCTGGAGCTGGCGGCGAAACGACCGCTTCTACGACGAGCTCAGCAGCCTGCTGCCCCCGGAGCGCATCCACGAGGTGTGGGAGGACTCCGCCGCCCGGCTCACCCGGGAGGAGACCGGCAGCAGCGGGCTGCAACAGACGTTGATCACCGAGGCCGGGAAAAAGCTCGATGCGCTGGAACAGGTGCAGCGCCGACTGGAGGCCGACCTGCGCAAGCGCAGGGCCGCCAGCACATCAAGTGCCCCCGTGGTCGGGTACGAGTCGTTGAGCCTGAACGGCGTCGCTTACGAGTCGCAGCTGTGGTTCCAGTACCACCGCCTGAATGCCGCGCTGCAGCAGTTCGAGTCGGAGTTCGCGTATTGCCTGCCGCCCGCCGAGCGGGTCGCCAAGTTCAAGGCCGCGGAGCTGACCCGCCTGCGCGGCGCGGAGGCAGAGCGGGAGCTCGACCGGCTCAACAAACAAGCGGGCACGCGTTACCGGCTCCAGGACGTGATGGTGTTCCGGATGACCCCCGAGTCGCGCGACGTGAACCTGCGTTCCAGTGACATCGGCCTCTGTCTGTCGCCCAAGGATCAGCCTGGGCTACTGATGCGCACCCTGGGCAGCTTCGGCCCTGCCCGGGACCTGTACGTGAGGTTCAAGCAGGCGCAGAAGTCTGGCCGCACGGTGCCGCTGCCCTTCTCGCCCGGTGACCTGAAAAAGCCTCTGTGGCAGGTCATGAACTTCTCGGTGAGCATCGAGCTCCTTGACCGGCGATCGGGCCTGGTCGCGCTGCGTCCGCTCTCCGACCAGTATGAGAACCTCTGCCGTCTCCTCGGCTTCGACCCCTTCGCCACCG is a genomic window containing:
- a CDS encoding site-specific DNA-methyltransferase, whose translation is MTTTEDTPRTPTPRPRAPRTLEPQVRMGDARDAARFLPKKSVDLVVTSPPYWRKRDYGHPDQLGWERTPEEFAKRLVAVMNLWKPVLKPHASVFVNLGDSFRDGRMAGVTTLFELAAITGGWSLVSRILWVKRSGLPDPHGRLPQRHEFIFQFAQKGASPYLDTYAYAQEFDLSEGNVWHVKPGRSLSPHLAPFPEELPRRAILLACPEQVCVTCGAPLRRVLRRGLKLDPNRKQSARALERWHASGLNERHQEAIRATGISDAGKSLRFQVGAGRNSAEVAALA
- a CDS encoding DNA methyltransferase; the encoded protein is MFDPFVGTGTTLRAAQALGRRSFGLDLHPMCEARTS